A segment of the Syntrophobacterales bacterium genome:
AACAAGCCCGTAACCCCGCCTGTCTCCGTGTTCACGTCTATCCTCCGGAATGACGGATCGGAACCGGTGCCGGGCATAAGGCTTATGGTGCCCGTAACAGGACAGAGAAATTTCGCTCCCGTGTAGACGAGGATATCTCTGACCGGAAGTCTCCACCCTTTTGGCACTCCTTTCAACTCCGGGTCATGGGAAAGGCTCAGATGGGTCTTCACCATCATGGTGAAATAGTCTTTCTTCTCGGGATCCGCCTCCAATTTCCTGACTTTCTCCTCTGCTTCGGGAATCCACAAGACACTGTCAGCACCGTAAAGTTCTGTGGCGATCAGTTCCACTCTCTCCTTTAGAGGCATCTCCATGGGGTAGAGGAAGCGGAAATCAGGTTCTTCCCTGCACGCGTCGATTACTGCATCGGCCAACTCAAGCGCGCCGTCACCTCCCTTCAACCAGTGGTGGGACACGGCAACTCGGGCGCCTTCGGCTTCGGCATATCTTCTGACGAGGGCAACCTCTTCCTTTGTATCGGTGGAGAAGGCGTTGATGCAGACCACGGGCTTTATGCCTGAAAGCTTCACGATTCGAATGTGGTGCAGGAGATTGGGTATGCCCTTTTCAAGGAGAGGGAGGTTATTTTCTCGGTATTCAGCGGCCAGTGGCAATCCCGGGGCAACCCTGGGTCCGCCTCCGTGCATCTTCAGGGCCCTGATAGTGGCAGTAATGACCGAAACGTTCGGCTTCAATCCACTGATCCTGCATTTCACATTCCAGAACTTCTCGAAGCCTATCTCGGAGGCAAACCCGCTTTCCGTCACATGATAGTCGAAAAGTTTCAGACCCACGCGGTCGGCGATAATTGAAGACTGGCCTATGGCAATATTGGCGAACGGTCCGGCATGGACCAGGATGGGCTGGCCTTCTATGGTCTGAAGAAGTGTGGGATTGATACTTTCCCGCATGAACGCGGTCATTGCCCCGGCAACCTCCAAATCCTCCGCAGTCACCGACTTCCCCATAACATCATAGGCAACGGTAATCTTGCCAATCCGTTCCCTGAGATCCTTCAGATCCTTGGCGATGGAGAGTATGGCCATCATTTCGGAGCTCACGGCAATATCAAAATGGGATTGCATGGTAAATCCGTTCATCCTGCCGCCGAGGCCAATCACGATGTTCCGGAGGGCCTGAGCGCAGAAGTCTATGGCCCACCCCATGGGAATATTACTTGGATCAATTCTCAGGCGACGGAGATTTCGCTTCCAGAGCTCATCATCGCTATAGTTCCGCTCATGTTGCAGGCGGGACGTTAGAGCTACCATGGCGAGGTTATGGGCGTTCATTATACTGTTAATATCACCTGTTAATCCAAGGGAAAATTCGGTCAAGGGAATCACCTGTGCGTTTCCCCCTCCGCCAGCGCTTCCTTTCAGGTTCATCGTGGGCCCGCCCGAGGGTTGTCGGATCGCACCGCCTACGTTCTTTCCTCTTTTGCCGAGACCCTCCATCAATCCTATTGAGGTGGTCGTCTTCCCCTCTCCGAGAGGCGTCGGAGTTATTGCGGTCACTTCTATATACTTCCCGTCAGCCTTCCCGTCAAGCCTCCCTACTATCTGCTGGAAATTGATCCTCCCGATTCTTCCGTAAGGAAGTACCTCGTCTCTCTTAAGCCCCATTTCTTCTCCGAGCTGATCAAGAGACTTCATATGTGTTTCTGCGGCCTCGCATATCTGCCAGTCGGCCATTACCGTCGGGTCGTAGGGCATGTTATAACCTCCTTAACTCGTTAGTGCTCCCGCGAGAAAATAAAACATAACACATGAGGCGGCATGTGGGAGAGAGAAAAAGTGAAAATGAGCCATGTGAAAGAAAGACAGAGATAAAACAGGTATACTGCTACCCCATTAAGACAGAGTTCTAGCCTCTTTTAAATAAAGCAAGGCATCAACGGTCAATGTCAGTAAAACAAATGCAGCAAACATAACATCCAACTTATCATAACGTGTTAACACTCGCCGGAAGCGTTTGATCCTGCGG
Coding sequences within it:
- a CDS encoding formate--tetrahydrofolate ligase — protein: MPYDPTVMADWQICEAAETHMKSLDQLGEEMGLKRDEVLPYGRIGRINFQQIVGRLDGKADGKYIEVTAITPTPLGEGKTTTSIGLMEGLGKRGKNVGGAIRQPSGGPTMNLKGSAGGGGNAQVIPLTEFSLGLTGDINSIMNAHNLAMVALTSRLQHERNYSDDELWKRNLRRLRIDPSNIPMGWAIDFCAQALRNIVIGLGGRMNGFTMQSHFDIAVSSEMMAILSIAKDLKDLRERIGKITVAYDVMGKSVTAEDLEVAGAMTAFMRESINPTLLQTIEGQPILVHAGPFANIAIGQSSIIADRVGLKLFDYHVTESGFASEIGFEKFWNVKCRISGLKPNVSVITATIRALKMHGGGPRVAPGLPLAAEYRENNLPLLEKGIPNLLHHIRIVKLSGIKPVVCINAFSTDTKEEVALVRRYAEAEGARVAVSHHWLKGGDGALELADAVIDACREEPDFRFLYPMEMPLKERVELIATELYGADSVLWIPEAEEKVRKLEADPEKKDYFTMMVKTHLSLSHDPELKGVPKGWRLPVRDILVYTGAKFLCPVTGTISLMPGTGSDPSFRRIDVNTETGGVTGLF